aaataatgctaaaataaTAAAGGCTTAGTTAAAATATTCTTCTTGGAAAATTCTCTTATTCCTCATTGTTATATTTGGCTATACTTCAGGTAGTTTACAGTGAACAatgtcagatttgtgatctctgaagaagatttagcttcaggaccaggaaccaggcttgatcactcaagaactTTTGtgcagcagagttttattaaagtgaaaaacttacagagaaagcttctgacacagacatcagacaGTGGACGGAGGGTGCCCCACTTGCTAATCTTATCAAGgacttatatatttttatcagaCCCATTCCCACAACATAAATCttaaaattaacaagattagaactaacagTAGAAAGGTCtcaccagacccactcccacaacatttAAATGATAAGATTAGTTAGaaggttctcaagaaggagaaacatgtcctcaagcaggatacattgttgttatataatcattggtACTCAGTTTAAGGAAAAGCATATCTTTGAGAAAGACGAATTGTTTTGTTGCGCAATCACCAgctctgtcctttcctcctccttgagaatttcagatccctctctcctcctctgggaccctggacttctcttatcaacctacctaggaattgactctcacTTCCATTTCAGACAATACAACACAAGTACTTTTGAAGGCTTCATCCTGGTGGGCTCCTCTGATTGTCCCCACCTAGAGCTGATCCTCTTTGTGGTTGTCCTCACTTTTTATCTGCTGACTCTTCTTGGCAACATGACCATCATCTTGCTTTCAGTTGTGGATTCCCGGCTGCACACACCCGTGTATTTCTTTCTGGCCAACCTCTCATTCCTAGATGTGTGCTTCaccacaggttccatccctcagATGCTCTACAACCTTCGGGGTGCAGATAAGACCATCAGCTATCTGGGCTGTGCCATCCAGCTGTACTTCGTCCTGGCTCTGGGAGGGGTGGAGTGTGTTCTCCTGGCTGTCATGGCATACGACCGCTACGCTGCAGTCTGCAAACCCCTGCACTACACTGTTATCATGCACCTGCGTCTCTGTGGGCAGCTGGCTTCAGTGGCATGGTTGAGTGGCTTTGGCAATTCTCTCATAATGGCACCCTAGATGTTGATGCTACCTCGCTGTGGGCACCGGCGGGTGGACCACTTTCTCTGTGAGATGCCAGCAGTAATTGGCATGGCCTGTGTAGATACCATGACCCTTGAGGCACTGGCATTTGCCTTGGCAATCTTTATCATCCTGGCACCACTCATCCTTATCCTCGTCTCTTATGGTTATATTGCACGAGCTGTGCTAAGGATCAAGTCAGCTGCTGGGCAAAAGAAAGCCTTCAACACCTGTAGCTCCCACCTCATTGTTGTCTCTCTCTTCTATGGTACGATTATATACATGTACCTCCAGCCAGCAAACACTTATTCCCAGGACCAGGGCAAGTTCCTTACTCTTTTCTACACAATAGTCACTCCCAGTGTTAACCCCCTAATCTATACACTGAGAAACAAAGATGTTAAAGAGGCCATGAAGAAGGTACTAGGGAAGGGAGAGGCAGAAGTAGAGTAAAAAGTCATCAAATCTGGGGACTGTCTTTTGATCCACCTTCTATATACACTGTCAGACCTAGCAAATAAAGGAGTGTTCTGACATTACAGACTGAGAAGGGACTTAATGAGATGCGGGAATTCAATGGTTTGGCTAGGTTGAGAAAGTGCAAATTCCTTAGCTGACCATCACTTGTATTTCTCTCAAGTCCTTCTAAGTCAAGGATTCATCACTAGGAGGTCTCCAATACAGGATCAGACAGTGACCTACATTTGCAAAATACTAGCCATGAATGTAGACACCAGGCATTTTTGTACCTATTTCAGCTTCCAACACAATGATTTGTACTAAATAAGTCTTCATTATGGgattccctgggacttccctggtggctcagacggtaaagcgtctgcctataatgcgggagacccgggttcaatccctgggtcgggaagatctggagaaggaaatggcagcccactccagtattcttgcctggaaaatcccatggatggagaagcctgttaggctacagtccatggggtcacaaagaatcagacacgactgagcaacttcactacatgggattccctggtggctcagatggtaaagaatctgcctgcaatgcaggagaccttagttcaattcctgggttgggaagatcccctggagaagaaaatagcaacccactccagtattcttgcttccaagggtggaggagtctggcagactacagcccatagagtagcaaagagttgaacagagtgacttaattttcactttcaggtcctcaatatatgtgaaaagaatgaacTTAGAATTAGTgaagaaaaattcctagaaatttCAAGTGTGCTTTTATAGTGCGAAATGCCACAATAAGATGAACGCTGGGGAACTGTTGGGATATTTATGATTGGGTATTTTCTGGATGCTGAATGTTTCACAGTTACATTAATAATTGCAGtacctcttccctggtggctcagacggtaaagcatctgcctacaatgtgggagacctgggatcgatccctaggatgggaagatcccctggagaaggaaatggcaaaccaccccagaaatcttgcctagaaaaccccatggacagaggagcctggtaggctacagtccatgaggtcgcagagagtcagacacaactgagcaacttcactttcactttcaccagttgtaaggaaaatatatttcaccCTTAAATGCAAGCATGTTTCTTCAGACTTGAAATGTTGTCAATCAGATAAATCCCATCTCATAACCTAGGAAAAGATACATGATGTTAGAATTTCATGAAAAGTGCTTAAGGTTCCAAAATTTGGGAGCATGGCCAGTGTTATCATTAGGAACTGGATAAAGCATGGGTTTAGCAAGTTCTCATTTAAGCCCAcccaaaaatatttaagaaagctTAGATTCACCTAGAGGCCCTAGAAAAATGCCAAATAGCTAATAAATTTTTCTCAAAGCATATCATTTTTAGACATAAAgtgaatattttcctattttgagCACTAACTCTTATACTTTGTCCAAAtagattagtttttattttagattaattATGGCTTATAAAAATGAGTTGcaggtttcatttttattattcccgtaagaagtagaaaaatcagaatataaTTGATTCTTCCTAATTTATAAACTAAGTGAAAGGTGATACTAAGCCATGATGATATTTACTAAGGACATTATTAATGCTGCCCATGTACTGAATATAAATATTCCTGGTTTAGCATTTCTCATGTCTTTCACTGAAAACAACTTATAGTATGTGTCCTATTGCCATGAAAATATACTATATGTTGCAtgcatgctatgtcacttcagtcatgtccatctctgtgcaacccaatgtactgcaacctgccaggctcctctgtccatgggattctccaggcaagaatacaggagtgggttgccatgcccttctccaggagatcttcatgacTAAGGGTATAGATAAAATATCCTTTTAGAATCAACCCCTATTGaacaatgataaaaattaattttttatctcATCTGTATACTATTTAGATATGCATTACTCTAGAGTCAATAATATCTTGAAGTGGAGGCAAGAAATCAAGATACAGAGTACAAATCTCTATGAATATATCGATTTTGGAAGCTCCCTATGGAATTCTCACCTAATACTTttcaaattttcccttttttccccctataagTAACAATTTTCACAGCACTCTTCTCAGGAAAATTTAGAATCACTATTATAGATTATAAGGAATATTGAGTGTCATATCTCAAAGGGAAAACTTCACTGTGTCCTTAATTACATTATGATGGTCCAGAGTCACCTTGTACTTAATTTATAATGtagttttaaaagtttacttaGTTTACTTATTTACATATGAAGTAGGAATAATCAACTGTATTCTAATTGTTCTGCTATCTCCTAGGAATAACAGAATTTCtctgtaataaaaatagaaatgtttcattttcatcCTCTATAGATTCTTCCTTTCACTAAACTGTGCTTTATAGACTGATCTCTCACATAGAGCAAGTAGAAATGAACATCAAGATTCATTCATTGTGCACAATTGTTTTTCTCTTAGCTACGGTGCTTAAACTTCctccaagagaaataaatattatacatatgcttgtgtatgtgtgtgtatatatatatacatgtttatactcactgtgattttaaattaaaagccaTGAGAAGacaataaatgcttattaatcAGATTATCAGATCACTTTTCATCTTGTTATTTTTGTATGCCCTGGGATTTTGTGGTTATTTCTTACACAGTAATTctgaaaatagataactgatacaaTTTTATGACTCATTTTATAAGGTCACCATAATTTGGGTAACAAATCtgacaaagacattacaagaaaggaaaattacagatAGATGGCTCAtgaaaacacatacaaaaatcCTAAACAGTCAATTAGCAAATTTAATCTAGTGTTACatagaaagtataaaatattgtCAACATGTAGGGTTTATCACAGGAATAGAGTGatataacatttgaaaatcagtgatatatgtcaatttttttaaattggaaagaaaacCTATACATTCAGTCaaatcatttgataaaattcaatacccatttcatagtgtatctccagttttctaaaatactctgtgaattttaaaaagttttaacttctctatgtctcagtttccacatcaacaaaatgaagataaaagtgTGGCTATTTTAAAGGGTGTTGTTGAGGTTAGTGAGCACCAATGagatattattgctattattattaaactctgcagattctttcccatttccAGGTCCTTGTTAGCTgggcattatttttaatttttttattttaaagactactgacattttttggtttatttatctTCGTCTGTTCAGCAAACTAAAGACTTGtctatattcatattttctaatttgtttggtcttctattttctttttaaactactATTTCCTTTAAATTACTCATTATAAGAATTtgtgaaaacaaaaaaggaatttcTACACTAAAATGAGCATTTTTCCTCTGACTAATCTCACCTTCATGCCCACTCGGATGTGAGCTCTGTTACTGGTTTGTGAAGTCCTGAGTTATTATACATTTTGAGGGGGATTAAAtcttaatttgttttccttttcttgttttactTGATGAGCTTTCCTTCTTCCACAGATATCAGCCTCTATTCCCTATGGATTGTCCATGTTAAGCGTCTATTAagtgtctctttttattttcttcattctcatataaatgctgctgctgctgctgctgctgctaagtagcttcagtcgtgtccaactctgtgtgacctcatagatggcagcccaccaggctcccccatccctgggattctccaggcaagaacactggagcgggttgccatttccttctccaaggcatgaaagtgaaaagtgaaagtgaagtcactcagtcgtgtctgactcttcgtgactccatggactgcagcctaccaggctcctaagtccataggattttccaggcaagagtactggagtggggtgccattgccttctccgcatataaTCCTATATAGGCATATAATATCTAAAATCATATTTAGAGcatttcagtcattttttatATACTTAAGATTATGCTGAGGACTtgcctggaggctcagtggtaaagaaatctcctgccaattcaggagacgggttggatccctgatccgggaggatcccacatgctgcagagccactaaacccatgcaccacaactattgagcctctaCTCTAAAGCCccggagctgcaactcctgagtcCACCCTACCACAACTAGTGaagtctgtgctctagaacccgtgctctacaacaagagaagtcaccgtagggagaagcccgtgcaccgcaaaagagtagcccctgttctccccaactagagaaaagcttgtggcagcaacaaagaccagcacagccaaaataacttttctttttgaaagattaTGTCATCTAATCTTTCttgcatgtttattttcttactcAGTAATATTGCTGGCAAATCACTGGTGTAGATTATTATTCAGTCAATTCTTCGAGGGAGTaagtttttctctgtctttggctgttTCAAACATTGTTACAATAAAACTCCCTGTTCctgtgtctttcagttcagttcagttcagtctctcagtcgtgtacgactctttgcgaccccatgaatcgcagcacgccaggcctccctgtccatcaccaactccccgagttcactcaaactcacgtccatcgagtcagtgatgccatccagccatctcatcctctgtctttatATACTGTTAATTTAATCCATAGGATAAATTTTCGTGAATGCGATAGATAGGTTGATGGATATTAACTGTcctatttatttctaaaaatctagTGACACTTTCTGAGAGTCAGAATTTCTGAGAGTAGCCATTTTCCTTCAGCAATTTCTGAGAGTAGCCATTTTCCTTCAGCAAAGTTAAGACTGGGAGTTACTGCt
This genomic window from Bos mutus isolate GX-2022 chromosome 23, NWIPB_WYAK_1.1, whole genome shotgun sequence contains:
- the LOC102275931 gene encoding LOW QUALITY PROTEIN: putative olfactory receptor 2W6 (The sequence of the model RefSeq protein was modified relative to this genomic sequence to represent the inferred CDS: substituted 1 base at 1 genomic stop codon) encodes the protein MSSSRIHCCYIIIGTQFKEKHIFEKDELFCCAITSSVLSSSLRISDPSLLLWDPGLLLSTYLGIDSHFHFRQYNTSTFEGFILVGSSDCPHLELILFVVVLTFYLLTLLGNMTIILLSVVDSRLHTPVYFFLANLSFLDVCFTTGSIPQMLYNLRGADKTISYLGCAIQLYFVLALGGVECVLLAVMAYDRYAAVCKPLHYTVIMHLRLCGQLASVAWLSGFGNSLIMAPXMLMLPRCGHRRVDHFLCEMPAVIGMACVDTMTLEALAFALAIFIILAPLILILVSYGYIARAVLRIKSAAGQKKAFNTCSSHLIVVSLFYGTIIYMYLQPANTYSQDQGKFLTLFYTIVTPSVNPLIYTLRNKDVKEAMKKVLGKGEAEVE